Proteins co-encoded in one Opitutus terrae PB90-1 genomic window:
- a CDS encoding SDR family oxidoreductase: MTLRPPQTQPQQPGIESAMTPRPVSEGNHLKPAGRLLGKVALITGGDSGIGRAVAIAFAREGANIALNYLNEHTDAIETRTRVETLGRSCLLLPGDVGDSRECEKFVTATLAKYEGIDVVVNNAAEQHPQASLADITDAQLERTFRTNIFAHFYLTRAALPYLKKGATVINTTSVTAYRGSSHLLDYSATKGAIVAFTRSLALALVEKGIRVNAVAPGPIWTPLIPATFSKEKVASFGSDVPMKRAGEPEEVAPCYVFLASEEASYITGQVLHPNGGEIING; this comes from the coding sequence ATGACGCTTCGCCCGCCGCAAACCCAGCCGCAACAGCCAGGTATCGAGTCTGCCATGACGCCGCGGCCGGTCAGCGAAGGCAACCACTTGAAACCGGCTGGCCGGCTGCTGGGCAAGGTGGCTTTGATCACCGGGGGCGACAGCGGCATCGGGCGCGCCGTGGCGATCGCGTTCGCGCGGGAAGGGGCAAACATTGCGTTGAATTATCTGAACGAACACACGGATGCGATCGAGACGCGCACGCGGGTGGAGACGCTGGGGCGGAGCTGTCTGCTGCTGCCGGGCGATGTCGGCGACTCGCGCGAGTGCGAGAAATTCGTGACCGCCACGCTCGCGAAATACGAAGGCATCGACGTGGTGGTGAACAACGCGGCGGAGCAGCACCCGCAGGCCTCGCTGGCCGACATCACCGACGCGCAGCTGGAGCGGACGTTTCGCACCAACATCTTTGCGCATTTCTACCTCACGCGGGCGGCCTTGCCGTACCTGAAGAAGGGCGCGACGGTCATCAACACCACGTCGGTGACGGCTTACCGCGGCAGTTCCCATCTGCTCGACTACAGCGCCACCAAGGGCGCGATCGTGGCGTTCACCCGGTCGCTGGCGCTGGCGCTCGTGGAAAAGGGGATCCGGGTCAACGCGGTGGCGCCGGGCCCGATCTGGACTCCGCTGATCCCGGCGACGTTCTCGAAGGAAAAGGTCGCTTCGTTCGGCAGCGACGTGCCGATGAAGCGGGCGGGCGAACCGGAAGAGGTCGCACCGTGCTACGTCTTTCTCGCCTCGGAGGAGGCGTCCTACATCACCGGCCAGGTGCTGCATCCCAACGGGGGTGAGATCATCAACGGCTAA
- a CDS encoding response regulator transcription factor, with protein MKTNPDPENSPAASSTPTKSRVFLVDDHPITRQGVAVLINQERDLMVCGEADSAPVAIDLIQKLSPDVALVDITLKTTSGIELMKHLKALRPEMPVLIMSMHDESLFAERALRAGAKGYIMKHEASAKILTAIRRVLSGELYLSDKMKEKMLHRLVNNRKEEVVFSIDTLSDREMEVFQLIGNGYGTRQIASKLNLSVKTIDSYREHLKLKLRLESGTELVRHAIQWVKSEGLV; from the coding sequence ATGAAAACCAATCCCGACCCCGAAAACTCGCCGGCGGCGAGCAGCACTCCGACGAAGAGTCGCGTCTTCCTGGTCGACGATCACCCCATCACGCGCCAAGGCGTGGCGGTTTTGATCAATCAGGAGCGCGATCTGATGGTGTGCGGCGAGGCCGATAGCGCGCCCGTTGCGATCGACCTGATCCAGAAGCTTTCCCCCGATGTGGCTTTGGTGGACATCACGCTCAAGACGACGAGCGGGATCGAGTTGATGAAACACCTGAAGGCGCTCCGGCCGGAGATGCCGGTGCTGATCATGAGCATGCATGACGAGAGCCTGTTCGCCGAGCGCGCGCTCCGCGCCGGCGCCAAGGGCTACATCATGAAGCACGAGGCCAGTGCGAAGATCCTCACGGCGATCCGCCGCGTCCTTTCCGGCGAACTTTATCTCAGCGACAAGATGAAGGAGAAGATGCTGCACCGGCTGGTGAACAACCGGAAGGAGGAGGTCGTCTTCTCGATCGACACGCTGAGCGATCGCGAGATGGAGGTGTTTCAGCTGATCGGCAACGGCTATGGCACACGTCAGATCGCCTCGAAGCTCAACCTTAGCGTGAAGACGATCGATTCCTATCGCGAGCACCTGAAGCTGAAGCTGCGGCTGGAGAGCGGCACCGAACTCGTCCGCCACGCCATTCAGTGGGTGAAGAGCGAAGGTCTGGTCTGA
- a CDS encoding RsmE family RNA methyltransferase, which produces MPDFRVFCLPATAEPSEITLSADESHHLVAVNRAKRGDTVVAFDGRGVEWICELVDDRKNAALLKVRFRQKARPLAYEITLGQALPKGASMDAIVRKATEIGATRIAPLESERTQVHLDSDRSDRKIDKWQTAALEAAKQCGNPFLPEITAVQNASTFMESARGYDLKLIASLQPAAKSLKTVLAAFQATHGRTPKKVLWLVGPEGDFTPAEMSLSKTAGFEPITLGPLVLRCETAAVYALSVLSYELQNG; this is translated from the coding sequence ATGCCTGATTTTCGCGTTTTCTGCCTCCCGGCGACCGCCGAACCCTCCGAAATCACGCTTTCGGCCGACGAATCGCACCACCTGGTCGCGGTCAACCGCGCCAAACGCGGCGACACCGTCGTGGCGTTCGACGGCCGCGGCGTGGAGTGGATTTGCGAGCTGGTCGACGACCGCAAGAACGCCGCGCTCCTGAAGGTGCGTTTCCGCCAGAAAGCGCGGCCGCTCGCCTACGAAATCACCTTGGGACAGGCGCTGCCCAAAGGCGCGTCGATGGACGCCATCGTCCGCAAGGCCACTGAGATCGGCGCCACGCGGATCGCGCCGCTCGAAAGCGAACGCACGCAGGTGCATCTCGATTCCGACCGTTCCGACCGCAAGATCGACAAATGGCAGACCGCCGCGCTCGAAGCCGCGAAGCAATGTGGCAATCCGTTCCTCCCCGAAATCACGGCCGTCCAGAATGCCTCAACCTTCATGGAATCTGCCCGCGGTTATGACTTGAAACTCATCGCCAGCCTGCAGCCGGCCGCCAAGTCGCTAAAAACCGTCCTCGCGGCCTTTCAGGCCACACACGGCCGGACCCCGAAAAAGGTACTGTGGCTGGTCGGACCCGAAGGTGATTTCACGCCCGCGGAGATGAGTCTTTCGAAAACCGCCGGCTTCGAGCCGATCACGCTCGGGCCGCTCGTCCTGCGCTGCGAGACCGCCGCGGTGTACGCGTTGAGTGTGTTGAGCTACGAACTGCAGAACGGCTGA
- a CDS encoding PAS domain S-box protein, with translation MASGFAILLPPQERPPLVRWGIPLLAMGAAVYCRTTTVFGLQYDAPFALLLPVTFVSAWFGGARAGLLATVGGALVGVYAGSSTTGLDSAIVSRLLLFVANGGIITGLCVALHSALRRSRVARDEAARNFEIMANNAPVLIWSTGADGCCAFVNRNWVTFTGRASEPHGRRPGQLHPADAARYHAVSTEAMAARKPFRIEYRLRRADDTYRWLHEYAVPRFDQDGEFEGYIGSCNDVTDSRHEREELAFIARLQAALTESLDLDKCADVLGQAFVPRIADWCSIHLVNDAGKLELVRLQRNDRVPAGGVPRPAAAPDSLEQRVVREGALVQLTGPDEALLRTLAADEAQLERLRATPDITYAGVPLRARGAIIGVLALATLASGRRLGAEECELVRKIAGIAGLALDNARLYRSACQAAAAEAQALREVERSEQRFRFIWEANVFGIGTVARSGQILTANGTLAQLLGYTQDDVAAGRASMNERTAPGWHFVDMHTGEELVRTGRCAPYEKEYVRPDGARVQALVCGMVLPQTDESLVFVLDLTAQKHAERALDRQSLLLKTIIDAMPAMVGYLGLDERFQLHNEKYAKWLGVDGFAIQGRTMRELVGDEAYPRIAPYLRAAFRGRNMRHETTLRTGDRERHLIASYRPDRDADGRVCGVVIHAYDITERKETEQALAEALTRYRFLADAMPQMVWTALPDGQPDYVNRRWLETTGMTEAASLARDGWLEAVHFEDRAITRELWHRAVAQCVPFEHECRLRCGKNPTWRWHLVRALPRRDDHLAVVQWVGSATDMDEQRRAYAELDEARARLKSHAEELEARVRMRTATLREANAELEAFTYSVSHDLRTPLQFVRGFAEAIRTDAGATLSAENRDYLQRIIRAATRMDTIIQDLLSYSRLARTDLQLAELPLDDVISDVLANQHAMIRQTSARVSVDSPLPTVRADRTGLFQAISNLVSNALKFTRAGQPPVVRIRAEVSERGVRLWVEDEGIGIDPRHHERIFGLFERLHSPGEYPGTGIGLSLVRKAVSRMGGSCGLESVPDAGSRFWIEFPAVNAVLPAVAHATA, from the coding sequence GTGGCATCCGGCTTTGCGATACTTCTGCCCCCGCAGGAACGTCCGCCTCTGGTGCGCTGGGGCATTCCCCTCCTCGCGATGGGCGCGGCGGTGTATTGCCGCACGACGACCGTTTTCGGCCTCCAGTATGATGCTCCGTTCGCGCTGCTCCTGCCGGTCACGTTTGTGAGCGCGTGGTTCGGGGGCGCGCGGGCGGGCCTACTCGCCACCGTGGGCGGCGCCCTGGTCGGCGTCTACGCCGGCTCGTCCACGACCGGCCTGGACTCTGCCATCGTCTCCCGCCTGTTGCTGTTCGTGGCCAACGGCGGGATCATCACCGGCCTGTGCGTCGCGCTGCATTCGGCGCTGCGACGGTCGCGCGTCGCCCGCGACGAAGCCGCGCGCAATTTCGAAATCATGGCGAACAACGCGCCGGTGCTGATCTGGTCCACGGGCGCGGACGGTTGCTGCGCGTTCGTGAACCGCAATTGGGTCACGTTCACCGGCCGCGCGAGTGAACCGCATGGCCGGCGCCCCGGCCAATTGCACCCCGCCGACGCGGCGCGTTATCACGCCGTTTCGACCGAGGCGATGGCCGCCCGCAAGCCCTTCCGCATCGAATACCGGCTGCGCCGCGCCGACGACACCTACCGCTGGTTACACGAGTACGCCGTGCCCCGCTTCGACCAGGACGGCGAGTTCGAAGGCTACATCGGCTCCTGCAACGACGTCACCGATTCGCGCCACGAGCGCGAGGAACTCGCCTTCATCGCGCGGCTGCAGGCGGCGCTCACCGAATCGCTCGATCTCGACAAGTGCGCCGACGTGCTCGGGCAGGCGTTCGTCCCGCGGATCGCGGACTGGTGTTCCATTCATCTCGTCAACGACGCGGGGAAGCTCGAACTCGTGCGGCTGCAGCGCAACGACCGCGTTCCCGCCGGCGGCGTGCCGCGGCCCGCCGCGGCCCCGGACAGCCTGGAGCAGCGCGTCGTGCGCGAAGGTGCACTCGTGCAGCTCACCGGCCCGGACGAAGCGCTGCTCCGCACGCTCGCGGCCGACGAAGCCCAGCTCGAGCGACTGCGCGCCACGCCGGACATCACCTACGCCGGCGTACCGCTGCGTGCGCGCGGGGCGATCATCGGCGTGCTGGCGCTCGCCACGCTCGCCTCGGGGCGGCGGCTCGGCGCCGAGGAATGCGAACTCGTGCGCAAGATCGCCGGGATCGCCGGCCTCGCCCTCGACAATGCCCGGCTCTATCGCAGCGCCTGTCAGGCCGCCGCCGCCGAGGCCCAGGCGTTGCGCGAAGTGGAGCGCAGTGAGCAGCGATTCCGGTTCATCTGGGAGGCCAATGTGTTTGGCATCGGCACGGTCGCTCGCTCCGGGCAGATCCTGACCGCCAACGGCACGCTGGCCCAACTCCTCGGTTACACGCAGGACGACGTCGCGGCCGGCCGCGCCAGCATGAACGAGCGCACCGCCCCCGGCTGGCACTTCGTCGACATGCACACTGGCGAGGAACTGGTCCGCACCGGCCGTTGCGCTCCCTACGAAAAGGAATACGTCCGGCCCGATGGCGCGCGCGTGCAGGCACTCGTCTGTGGCATGGTCCTGCCGCAAACCGACGAGTCGCTCGTGTTCGTGCTCGACCTCACCGCGCAGAAGCACGCCGAGCGCGCCCTCGACCGCCAAAGCCTGCTGCTCAAGACCATCATCGATGCGATGCCCGCGATGGTCGGCTATCTCGGACTCGACGAACGCTTCCAGCTGCACAACGAGAAATATGCGAAATGGCTCGGGGTGGACGGTTTCGCCATCCAGGGACGGACGATGCGCGAGCTCGTCGGCGACGAGGCCTACCCGCGCATCGCGCCTTACCTCCGCGCCGCGTTCCGCGGCCGGAACATGCGGCACGAAACCACCCTGCGCACTGGCGACCGGGAGCGTCACCTCATCGCAAGCTACCGGCCCGACCGCGACGCCGACGGGCGCGTGTGCGGAGTGGTGATCCACGCGTACGACATCACGGAGCGAAAGGAGACCGAGCAGGCGCTCGCCGAGGCTCTCACCCGCTATCGCTTCCTCGCTGACGCCATGCCGCAGATGGTGTGGACGGCGCTGCCGGACGGACAACCCGACTACGTCAACCGCCGCTGGCTGGAAACGACCGGCATGACCGAGGCGGCGTCGCTCGCGCGCGACGGCTGGCTCGAGGCGGTACATTTCGAGGATCGCGCGATCACGCGCGAACTCTGGCATCGCGCAGTCGCGCAGTGTGTCCCGTTCGAGCACGAGTGCCGGCTGCGCTGCGGCAAAAATCCCACCTGGCGCTGGCATCTCGTGCGCGCGCTGCCCCGCCGCGACGATCACCTGGCCGTCGTCCAGTGGGTCGGCAGCGCCACCGACATGGACGAGCAGCGCCGGGCCTATGCCGAACTCGACGAAGCCCGCGCGCGCCTCAAGTCCCACGCCGAGGAACTCGAGGCACGCGTCCGGATGCGCACGGCGACACTGCGGGAAGCGAACGCCGAACTCGAGGCGTTCACCTATTCTGTCTCCCACGACTTGCGCACGCCACTGCAGTTCGTCCGCGGTTTCGCGGAGGCGATCCGCACCGATGCCGGCGCCACGCTTTCGGCCGAAAACCGCGACTACCTCCAGCGCATCATCCGCGCGGCGACGCGGATGGATACGATCATCCAGGACCTTCTTTCCTACAGTCGGCTCGCCCGCACGGATCTGCAACTGGCGGAACTGCCGCTCGACGACGTGATCTCCGACGTGCTCGCCAACCAGCACGCGATGATTCGCCAAACGTCGGCGCGGGTGTCCGTCGACAGCCCCTTGCCCACCGTGCGCGCGGATCGCACCGGCCTCTTTCAGGCGATCTCCAATTTGGTTTCCAACGCGCTGAAATTCACCCGCGCCGGGCAGCCGCCAGTCGTGCGCATCCGCGCCGAGGTGTCGGAGCGTGGCGTGCGGCTCTGGGTCGAGGACGAAGGCATCGGCATCGACCCGCGGCATCACGAACGAATCTTTGGGCTTTTCGAACGGTTGCACAGCCCCGGCGAATACCCGGGCACCGGCATCGGGTTGTCGCTCGTACGCAAAGCGGTCAGCCGCATGGGCGGCAGCTGCGGGCTCGAGTCGGTCCCGGACGCCGGCAGTCGCTTCTGGATTGAATTCCCCGCGGTGAACGCCGTGTTGCCCGCTGTCGCGCATGCTACCGCTTGA
- a CDS encoding hybrid sensor histidine kinase/response regulator: MSTAANPTTIHVLVVEDHEDDFRYLAFLLGRSGTANYHLSWASSYAAGQAMLRQGGFDVGLFDYRLGGGTGLDLLREAHETGCTIPIILLTGHDSAEVDQEASQAGAADYLCKTGLTGTELERTIRYAMRHAAMTTALRQSQQQLELFMRSVPCAVGIRDQQGQLLFQNELFARYFKDGGLLERVGPSSFVEALPYSQGDRHWLVNSFAMVNAEGQRLQGFAAIDISERVRMENELRRTTSLLSSIMRSLPAIAGRLDASGRVVEAQGSGLDRTGLAPENLLGRVFAAQYPPSAMAIAQALQGESANFSLTGKVGAQEWQVEFFVTADSDRAGGAAFFGRDVTERRWLEQRLLTISDAEQQRIGADLHDGLGQQLTGMACLAAALRDRLKKTTPAEAENADLIARLASESVAQSRALARGLCPVQLEKNSLTSALEDLTYQAQLLHGSECRFRAEGAPPQCEHLAAIHLYRITQEAIHNAARHGGAKHILVHLAPKAGQYCLTIKDDGRGFDLNAARAATGSGLRLMSYRANMIGGTFSAESSPERGTQVSVLFTSASAK; this comes from the coding sequence ATGTCCACCGCGGCGAACCCTACAACCATTCACGTGCTGGTGGTCGAAGACCACGAGGACGATTTTCGCTATCTGGCGTTTCTGCTCGGGCGCAGCGGCACCGCCAACTATCACCTGAGCTGGGCGTCGAGTTACGCGGCGGGGCAGGCGATGCTGCGGCAGGGCGGATTCGACGTCGGCTTGTTCGACTACCGCTTGGGCGGCGGCACCGGACTCGATTTGTTGCGGGAGGCGCACGAGACGGGCTGCACGATTCCGATCATTTTGCTGACGGGACACGACAGCGCCGAGGTCGACCAGGAAGCGTCGCAGGCGGGCGCGGCGGACTATTTGTGCAAGACCGGGCTGACGGGCACCGAGCTCGAGCGTACCATTCGCTACGCGATGCGGCACGCGGCGATGACGACCGCGTTGCGTCAAAGCCAGCAGCAGCTCGAGCTGTTCATGCGCAGCGTGCCGTGCGCGGTGGGGATTCGGGACCAGCAGGGCCAGCTCCTTTTTCAAAACGAACTGTTCGCGCGCTATTTCAAGGACGGCGGGCTGCTCGAGCGGGTGGGGCCGTCGTCGTTCGTCGAGGCGCTCCCGTACTCGCAGGGCGACCGCCACTGGCTGGTGAACTCCTTTGCGATGGTGAATGCCGAGGGCCAGCGTCTGCAGGGCTTCGCCGCGATCGACATCAGCGAGCGCGTGCGGATGGAAAACGAGCTGCGGCGCACGACCAGCCTGTTGAGCAGCATCATGCGCAGCCTGCCCGCGATCGCGGGCCGGCTCGATGCGTCCGGGCGCGTGGTCGAGGCGCAGGGCAGCGGATTGGACCGGACGGGCCTGGCGCCCGAGAATTTGCTGGGCCGCGTGTTCGCGGCGCAATATCCCCCGAGCGCGATGGCGATCGCGCAGGCACTGCAGGGCGAATCGGCGAACTTCTCGCTGACCGGCAAAGTCGGCGCGCAGGAGTGGCAGGTGGAATTTTTCGTGACGGCGGACAGCGATCGCGCGGGCGGAGCGGCCTTCTTCGGGCGCGACGTCACCGAGCGGCGCTGGTTGGAGCAGCGCCTGCTCACGATCAGCGACGCGGAGCAGCAGCGCATCGGCGCGGATCTGCACGACGGGTTGGGCCAGCAGCTGACGGGCATGGCGTGCCTCGCGGCCGCGCTGCGCGACCGGTTGAAAAAAACCACGCCGGCGGAGGCGGAGAACGCGGATTTGATCGCGCGGCTGGCCAGCGAATCGGTGGCGCAGAGCCGGGCGCTCGCCCGCGGGTTGTGTCCCGTGCAGTTGGAGAAAAACAGCCTCACGAGCGCGCTCGAAGACCTCACCTATCAGGCGCAGCTGCTGCACGGCAGCGAATGCCGTTTCCGCGCCGAGGGTGCCCCGCCGCAATGCGAGCACCTGGCCGCGATCCATCTGTACCGCATCACGCAGGAAGCGATTCACAACGCCGCCCGTCACGGTGGCGCCAAGCACATTCTCGTCCATCTCGCGCCGAAGGCCGGCCAGTATTGCCTCACGATCAAGGACGACGGTCGGGGCTTCGATCTGAACGCCGCCCGGGCCGCAACGGGATCCGGGTTACGACTGATGAGCTATCGGGCGAACATGATCGGTGGCACATTTTCGGCGGAATCTAGCCCCGAACGGGGAACACAAGTGAGCGTTCTGTTTACGAGTGCATCTGCGAAATGA
- a CDS encoding response regulator: MLPLDPILLVEDEPDAVTLLQHAFARAGISHPVHTVHDGDQAIAYLDGRSAFADRSAYPLPSVVLLDLKLPRCSGLEVLAWIRGDPRFATLPVVVLTSSKERSDLRRAYAAGANSYLVKPSSLTQLVELASAFRAFWLEHNEAPPRHAA; the protein is encoded by the coding sequence ATGCTACCGCTTGATCCCATTCTCCTGGTCGAAGATGAGCCCGACGCCGTCACGCTGCTGCAGCATGCGTTCGCGCGCGCCGGCATCAGTCATCCTGTGCATACCGTCCATGACGGCGACCAGGCGATCGCCTACCTCGACGGCCGCAGCGCCTTTGCGGACCGCTCCGCGTATCCCCTTCCTTCCGTCGTACTCCTCGACCTGAAGCTGCCGCGTTGCTCGGGGCTCGAGGTGCTGGCCTGGATTCGTGGCGATCCGCGTTTCGCCACGCTCCCGGTCGTCGTGCTCACGTCGTCAAAAGAACGCAGCGACCTGCGTCGTGCTTACGCCGCGGGCGCCAACTCGTATCTGGTGAAGCCCTCCTCGCTCACCCAGCTCGTCGAACTCGCCTCCGCGTTCCGCGCGTTCTGGCTTGAGCACAACGAGGCGCCGCCACGCCACGCGGCTTGA
- a CDS encoding Ku protein, translating into MRSLWKGSISFGLVNIPVALYPATRSEELKFRLLRSSDLSPVNYKRVAQADGREVPWEQIVKGYEYEKGKFVVLKEDDFKRVDVEATQTVDIMDFVQLDEVNPMYFHKPYYLVPDKGGAPAYTLLHDVLTETKKAGIAKVVIRTRQHLAAVKAQGQALVLEIMHFAQELVDVGELDIPVAKGGAKRRELDMAKALVEQMTETWQPERYTDDYTSALMAMIKEKIESGGKTSGAAPKPRRATNVIDLAAVLQESLNQTGAGAKKKPAKTAKRGKSRKAA; encoded by the coding sequence ATGAGGTCTCTTTGGAAAGGCTCGATCAGCTTTGGTTTGGTCAACATCCCCGTGGCGCTTTATCCGGCGACGCGGAGCGAAGAACTGAAGTTCCGGCTGCTGCGATCGAGCGATCTCAGCCCGGTGAACTACAAGCGGGTGGCGCAGGCGGACGGTCGCGAAGTGCCGTGGGAGCAAATCGTCAAGGGCTACGAATATGAGAAGGGGAAGTTCGTGGTTTTGAAGGAGGACGACTTCAAGCGCGTCGACGTCGAGGCCACGCAGACGGTGGACATCATGGATTTCGTGCAGCTGGACGAGGTGAACCCGATGTATTTTCACAAGCCCTACTACCTGGTGCCGGACAAGGGCGGCGCGCCAGCCTACACGCTGCTGCACGACGTGCTCACGGAAACCAAGAAAGCAGGCATCGCGAAGGTCGTGATTCGGACGCGGCAGCACCTCGCCGCCGTGAAGGCGCAGGGGCAGGCGCTGGTGCTCGAGATCATGCATTTCGCGCAGGAACTCGTGGATGTCGGCGAACTGGATATCCCTGTGGCGAAAGGGGGCGCGAAACGTCGCGAACTCGACATGGCCAAAGCGCTGGTCGAGCAAATGACCGAGACTTGGCAGCCTGAGCGCTACACCGACGACTATACCTCGGCGTTGATGGCGATGATCAAAGAGAAGATCGAGTCAGGCGGAAAGACCAGCGGGGCGGCGCCGAAGCCGCGTCGCGCCACGAATGTGATCGACTTGGCGGCGGTCCTGCAGGAGAGCCTCAACCAGACGGGAGCAGGCGCGAAAAAGAAGCCGGCCAAGACGGCCAAGCGCGGTAAATCGCGCAAGGCGGCATAG
- a CDS encoding DUF4142 domain-containing protein encodes MKTYQTPIRHALCAASLLAFTAATPVFAADTSRASSADKTTPTASASATAGERSMSGSLQLSRGDRRFVDKLAKLGMEEVALSKLATTQAARPDIRNFAQELVAAHEKVNAELSKLASSKGLMLPTDETNLAKWSKKSAKDFDEDYLEKMIDAHEDSIDLLSSHAEKSDDAELASFARMHLPAMQEHLQTAKNLKHKSVK; translated from the coding sequence ATGAAAACTTACCAAACCCCTATACGGCACGCGCTTTGTGCCGCTTCGTTGCTCGCCTTCACCGCCGCCACTCCGGTGTTCGCGGCCGATACGAGCCGAGCCAGCTCGGCCGACAAGACCACTCCCACCGCCTCTGCCTCCGCCACCGCCGGCGAGCGCAGCATGAGCGGCTCACTGCAGCTGTCGCGCGGCGATCGCCGGTTCGTCGACAAGCTGGCCAAACTCGGCATGGAAGAGGTCGCGCTCTCCAAGCTCGCGACCACGCAGGCGGCGCGTCCCGACATCCGCAACTTTGCGCAGGAGCTCGTCGCCGCCCACGAGAAGGTGAACGCAGAGCTGTCGAAGCTGGCCTCCAGCAAGGGCCTGATGCTCCCGACCGACGAAACGAATCTCGCCAAGTGGTCGAAGAAATCCGCCAAGGATTTCGACGAGGACTATCTGGAGAAGATGATCGATGCGCACGAGGACTCCATCGACCTGCTGAGCTCGCATGCCGAAAAGTCGGACGACGCCGAGCTGGCCTCGTTCGCCCGCATGCATTTGCCGGCGATGCAGGAACACCTGCAGACGGCGAAGAATCTGAAGCACAAGTCGGTCAAGTAA
- a CDS encoding sigma-54-dependent transcriptional regulator, with product MKLVLIGSESQNRRLVSLGLHRRGDETCQLTRRAELARLPALREWQVVLLDWDLRTDGAAELLRELHERDPELPVVAIVTNPSAAAQARTAGATETVFKPINIDEGRALLQRVARAAKPAASAAEPAGDTRFITQSAAMEQVLAMAWRVAPTSASVLLLGENGTGKSMLARAVHEHSTRANGPFINVNCPCLQPQLLESELFGHVRGAFTGAVSDAVGKVAAAEGGTLFLDEVGELPPEIQAKLLRLLQERCYERLGEAQTRRADIRVIAATNRDLRQRVAAGAFREDLYYRLNVITIEMPSLRGRPEDIVPLAEHFLETLSQSAGGPRRRLTLAAREALVAHSWPGNLRELRNLVERAAILCDREWLDATDFPELLGRTEPGSPQVGEFVTLEALIEAHIRQVTARAESYEQAARILGIDKSTLYRWRKRFENFDPTNVEAFVG from the coding sequence ATGAAGTTGGTGCTTATCGGTTCCGAATCCCAGAACCGCCGGTTGGTTAGCCTTGGGCTGCACCGCCGCGGGGATGAAACGTGCCAGCTCACCCGCCGCGCGGAGCTCGCGCGGCTGCCAGCGCTGCGCGAATGGCAGGTCGTGCTCCTCGACTGGGACCTGCGCACCGACGGTGCCGCCGAGCTGTTGCGCGAGCTGCACGAACGCGATCCGGAGCTGCCGGTGGTGGCCATCGTGACCAATCCATCGGCGGCTGCCCAGGCGCGCACCGCCGGCGCGACGGAGACCGTTTTCAAACCGATCAACATCGACGAGGGGCGCGCACTGCTGCAGCGGGTCGCCCGCGCCGCCAAACCCGCGGCATCCGCCGCCGAGCCCGCGGGCGACACGCGGTTCATCACGCAGAGCGCGGCGATGGAGCAGGTGCTCGCGATGGCCTGGCGCGTCGCGCCGACGTCCGCGTCGGTGCTGCTGCTGGGCGAGAACGGCACCGGCAAATCCATGCTCGCGCGCGCCGTCCATGAGCACAGCACGCGCGCGAATGGGCCCTTCATCAACGTGAACTGCCCGTGCCTGCAGCCGCAATTGCTCGAGAGCGAGTTGTTCGGCCACGTGCGCGGGGCTTTCACCGGCGCCGTCAGCGATGCCGTGGGCAAGGTCGCAGCGGCCGAGGGAGGAACGCTTTTTCTCGACGAAGTCGGCGAGTTGCCGCCAGAGATCCAGGCGAAGCTGTTGCGGCTGCTGCAGGAGCGCTGCTACGAGCGCCTCGGCGAAGCCCAGACGCGTCGCGCGGACATCCGCGTGATCGCCGCCACCAATCGCGACCTGCGGCAACGCGTGGCAGCGGGCGCCTTCCGTGAGGACCTCTACTATAGGCTCAACGTAATCACCATCGAGATGCCGTCGCTGCGGGGCCGGCCCGAGGACATCGTGCCGTTGGCCGAGCATTTTCTCGAGACGCTGAGCCAGTCGGCCGGCGGGCCGCGCCGACGGCTGACGCTGGCGGCGCGGGAGGCGCTCGTGGCCCACAGCTGGCCGGGAAACCTGCGCGAGTTGCGCAACCTCGTCGAGCGCGCGGCGATTCTGTGCGACCGCGAGTGGCTCGACGCGACGGATTTCCCGGAACTCCTCGGCCGCACCGAACCCGGCTCACCGCAAGTCGGCGAATTCGTCACGCTCGAAGCGCTGATCGAGGCGCACATCCGGCAGGTGACCGCCCGCGCCGAGAGCTACGAACAGGCGGCGCGCATCCTGGGCATCGACAAGTCGACGCTCTACCGCTGGCGGAAACGCTTCGAGAACTTCGATCCGACGAACGTCGAGGCGTTCGTCGGCTGA